A section of the Verrucomicrobium sp. GAS474 genome encodes:
- a CDS encoding filamentous hemagglutinin N-terminal domain-containing protein, translated as MVGLSVTPWELRANPTGGDVVSGSANISSSGNTLTVVNSNGAVINWQDFSIGAGELTKFIQSDANSTVLNRVVGTNLSQIYGTLSSNGKVFLINPNGVMIGATGIVNTAGFMASTLDINNADFIANNGSGAMHFVGNSTAAITNLGTINAVGGDVYLIAKHIDNQGTVNASEVAGKGGLVGLYATDELYLTTGVPEGGLVRVGSGSLSSGAGTGINNSGIINAVQADLKATGNLYSLAINNTGVVRATGATAKNGVVHLSAAGGTLSSSGTLVAKNADGSGGTIKVQSGSGGTTLVNGVVDASSTTGLGGLVELSGDNVALYDHGSIDASGALGGGTVYVGGSAHGTGDPSVYNSKATYIGANTTIKADATVSGKGGTVVAWSDGTTRFYGTISAKGVGAGNGGWVETSGKVYLDAVGLVNTGGGVWLLDPTDVDIGDSVTDTVSYSDSTSYDFSAAGSTSYISTASLFAALADNDVTVTASGNIIVTSSHQSGITGLHTLTLTADGNVILTNVTWSGDYGLSLVSNNGNIEFHTVALTGSAVTDVYNSSGSVYSAYAAVGNITLDGLTVTMSNLQNYGADSLQLEAGGAIATTGAGLIVSGGKISLISDNSTITLTSGSLSGISQDYDDAVYISADGTIGIGVDITSVGSTEIVSNNGNIYLGGNITLADSTESGYAASNLYVMTYDGDIVIGYGADGLTASSVTIQSLEQNYYPEGYAISMEARGGMRINGTITTAGAARNYGNGNYISGMDINLTTGQTEETSIADITMSSTSEINGGGGHVKITLGGSGYGGTGTITYSKITSLGDDGWITLENNGGDIVGLNTSSKLTASYEIQLTASGSLGTSGNHILIGDGAGSSDALSLDFTVGGTGVAYIDSQDSRTLQVNNGTLNGGSATLTALHDIEFSAGNLDLGSGGTATFTAVGNIVFDDSYYSLYGQGTATFSAGQDIYVRGVDWESSNGITGAFNLNFYANNTGTGTGSIYVIDSTISTLGGSVVMGGGSDGTGYAVENATNYNSSHTGVTLGGVAILSSTINAGTGSITLKGKSANVNGGMGVEISNFSVSGGTYDGTASNVFTSGSGVITITGVSGATSNTVSNSHGVFISASNVSASGVTSGGIHITGTGSASADSSSGVLIDNGAAVSLTNPYGEGTTSLTITGTSLGGGANNHGVTFRDGSYASVSGTSAVLNVNAYSSGTGEALAFTTSTPLVATASKGDLSTPSLIPYLSATNGAIKVSANSILYPTASYESSTISYDQILQNNSSNVGVFRGAYGTETLSIAPTSLTSVGVGDAAASLGTLWVDGMTGFGTINIGSLDGGTTITAGTLTFSQSHVTMDEANDNLYANKIAIEDSVISAYGNLKLHATGDITLSGSLYLSHGSVGNGTLISTDAVSDGTLTIEAGGNVLIGYHSDGSADDGSSGIYEDISNLGTNALSVTANQSVNLNGTIDFTNVDQANGFSITANATGAGGSFSMTGASLIQNDYGTVTIKVGSATPATGGSLNYGTIYAKDLSLVNTKGSIAGISAGQGLLHVGNTAYFNATSGSIGTSGNQVVFGAPGASPSASLAVTAHATTGDVYLDATGDGRDLYLNSYAGGTILNAATGTFSATNGAAVYVSSALSGGNIALTSTGNSVVVSSAVTATSSAAMTAATALTITGTTVSGSNITLNSGGTISVSSSTVAATSTAAMSATGPIAISASKITAATSINLASASTITIQNISGNFSVVHSANTTIDGATGLTFSGPGIFGTTNSTDLTTKLLSTDTITLKSDGHIGIGGASFSVPSYGSGSLHIETHTAGGTLAVDPVTAPGGQAYITSSDLTALSNFTTDGGTVYLGSTTGTVNVGQDISSLITGAVFQGAYTGYTYMQSLSGGGTLQVDANGTTVAGNVGTVTIKISGSKVNLDGVTGNVTLVSVNDPDLTGTVIGNLTGTFGESVTGSSALVVTGQLSLTVTGDITLTASGTSIGSFGTISATGTTNITGYSGSTTTTTTPVSNTPVVITTVQKTDPTVTSNSANSTTNSGLTVNDVKTGDTKPTDSVESTSGDSSGKSSSGDRKSDKKSATMGNNTTPASSGGDGKETVMGPGSSSVIGASGISTGVNVPPPPQLDRGLSSGSRHDLSNAIFGH; from the coding sequence ATGGTGGGCCTCAGCGTCACCCCGTGGGAGCTACGGGCGAACCCCACCGGGGGCGACGTCGTCAGTGGCAGCGCCAACATCAGCAGCAGCGGCAACACATTGACCGTCGTCAACAGCAACGGAGCCGTCATCAACTGGCAAGACTTCAGCATCGGGGCTGGGGAATTGACCAAATTCATCCAGAGCGACGCCAACAGCACCGTCCTCAACCGCGTCGTCGGGACCAACCTTTCCCAGATCTACGGCACCCTGAGCAGCAACGGCAAAGTCTTCCTCATCAACCCCAACGGCGTCATGATCGGCGCCACCGGCATCGTCAACACCGCCGGGTTCATGGCGAGCACCCTCGACATCAACAACGCCGACTTCATCGCCAACAACGGGAGCGGAGCGATGCACTTCGTCGGCAATAGCACCGCCGCCATCACCAACCTCGGCACCATCAACGCCGTCGGCGGAGATGTTTACCTCATCGCCAAACACATCGACAACCAGGGCACCGTCAACGCCAGCGAAGTCGCGGGCAAAGGCGGCCTCGTCGGCCTCTACGCCACCGACGAACTCTACCTCACCACCGGCGTCCCCGAAGGCGGCCTCGTCCGAGTCGGGAGCGGCAGCCTCAGCAGTGGAGCCGGCACCGGCATCAACAACAGCGGCATCATCAACGCCGTCCAGGCCGACCTCAAAGCCACCGGCAACCTCTACAGCCTCGCCATCAACAACACCGGCGTCGTCCGCGCCACCGGAGCCACGGCCAAGAACGGCGTCGTCCACCTCAGCGCCGCGGGCGGCACCCTCAGCAGCAGCGGCACCCTCGTCGCCAAGAACGCCGACGGCAGCGGCGGCACCATCAAAGTCCAGAGCGGATCGGGTGGCACCACCCTCGTCAACGGCGTCGTCGATGCCAGCAGCACGACCGGCCTTGGCGGTCTGGTCGAATTGAGCGGCGATAATGTCGCCCTCTACGATCATGGCAGCATCGATGCCAGCGGTGCCCTCGGAGGCGGTACCGTCTACGTCGGCGGCAGCGCCCACGGCACCGGCGATCCCTCCGTCTACAACTCGAAGGCGACCTACATCGGGGCCAACACCACGATCAAGGCCGACGCCACGGTCTCCGGCAAGGGCGGCACCGTCGTTGCCTGGTCCGACGGCACCACCCGCTTCTACGGCACCATCAGCGCCAAGGGCGTCGGCGCGGGCAACGGCGGCTGGGTCGAGACCAGCGGCAAGGTCTACCTCGATGCCGTCGGCCTCGTGAACACCGGCGGCGGCGTCTGGCTCCTCGATCCGACCGACGTCGACATCGGCGACAGCGTCACCGATACGGTTTCCTATTCCGACTCCACCTCCTACGACTTCAGCGCGGCCGGTTCGACCAGTTACATCTCCACCGCTTCCCTCTTCGCCGCCCTCGCCGACAACGACGTCACGGTCACGGCCTCCGGCAACATCATCGTCACCAGCTCCCACCAGTCGGGCATCACCGGCCTCCACACCCTGACCCTCACCGCCGACGGCAACGTCATCCTCACCAACGTCACGTGGTCGGGCGATTACGGCCTCTCGCTCGTCTCGAACAACGGCAATATCGAGTTCCACACCGTCGCCCTCACCGGCTCCGCCGTCACCGATGTCTACAACTCCAGCGGATCCGTCTACTCGGCCTACGCGGCGGTCGGGAACATCACCCTCGACGGGCTCACCGTCACGATGTCGAACTTGCAGAATTACGGCGCTGATTCCCTCCAACTCGAGGCGGGCGGTGCCATCGCCACGACCGGCGCAGGCCTGATCGTTTCGGGCGGCAAGATCTCCCTGATTTCCGACAACAGCACCATCACACTCACGTCGGGCAGCCTCAGCGGCATCAGCCAGGACTACGACGACGCGGTCTACATCAGCGCCGACGGAACGATCGGTATCGGCGTCGACATCACCAGCGTCGGTTCTACGGAGATCGTGTCGAACAACGGCAATATCTATCTCGGCGGCAACATCACGTTGGCCGACTCGACGGAGAGCGGCTATGCGGCTTCCAATCTCTACGTCATGACTTACGACGGCGATATCGTCATCGGTTACGGGGCCGACGGCTTGACGGCGTCGAGTGTCACGATTCAGTCCCTGGAACAGAATTACTATCCCGAAGGGTACGCCATCTCGATGGAGGCGCGGGGCGGCATGAGGATCAACGGAACGATCACGACGGCGGGCGCGGCCCGCAACTACGGCAATGGCAACTACATTTCGGGCATGGACATCAACCTGACCACGGGCCAGACCGAAGAGACCAGCATCGCCGATATCACGATGTCCTCGACGAGCGAGATCAACGGCGGCGGGGGCCACGTCAAGATCACCCTCGGTGGCAGCGGCTATGGCGGGACCGGTACGATCACCTATTCCAAGATCACCTCCCTGGGCGACGATGGTTGGATCACGTTGGAAAACAACGGTGGCGACATTGTTGGCCTCAACACGAGCAGCAAACTCACCGCAAGTTACGAAATCCAACTCACGGCCTCGGGCTCCCTCGGCACCTCGGGCAATCACATCCTGATCGGCGACGGCGCGGGCTCGAGCGATGCCCTCTCCCTCGACTTCACCGTGGGGGGCACGGGGGTCGCCTATATCGACTCTCAGGATTCGCGGACTCTCCAGGTCAATAACGGCACCCTGAACGGCGGCTCCGCCACCCTCACTGCCCTCCACGACATCGAGTTCTCCGCCGGCAATCTCGACCTCGGCAGCGGCGGCACGGCGACCTTCACGGCGGTCGGGAACATCGTCTTCGACGATAGCTACTACAGCCTGTATGGCCAGGGCACGGCGACCTTCTCCGCAGGCCAGGACATTTACGTTCGCGGCGTCGATTGGGAATCGAGCAACGGCATCACGGGTGCCTTCAATCTCAATTTCTACGCCAACAATACCGGGACCGGAACCGGTTCGATCTACGTCATCGACAGCACGATCTCCACCCTCGGCGGCAGCGTCGTGATGGGCGGCGGGAGCGACGGCACCGGCTACGCGGTCGAGAATGCCACCAATTACAATTCGAGCCACACCGGGGTTACCTTGGGTGGCGTCGCCATCCTCAGCTCCACGATCAACGCGGGGACCGGCAGCATCACCCTCAAGGGCAAAAGCGCCAACGTCAACGGCGGGATGGGCGTCGAGATCAGCAACTTCAGCGTCTCTGGCGGCACCTACGACGGCACCGCCTCGAACGTCTTCACCAGCGGCTCGGGCGTGATCACGATCACCGGCGTCAGCGGCGCGACGAGCAATACCGTGAGCAACAGCCACGGCGTCTTCATCTCCGCCTCGAACGTCAGTGCTTCCGGGGTCACCTCGGGCGGTATCCACATCACTGGCACCGGGAGTGCCTCCGCCGACAGCTCCTCGGGCGTCCTGATCGACAACGGCGCCGCCGTCAGCCTCACGAATCCCTACGGAGAAGGAACGACTTCCCTCACGATCACCGGCACCTCCCTCGGCGGCGGGGCGAACAACCACGGCGTCACCTTCCGCGATGGCTCCTACGCCTCGGTCTCCGGGACCTCGGCGGTGCTGAACGTGAATGCCTACTCCTCGGGCACCGGCGAGGCCCTCGCCTTCACGACCTCCACCCCCCTCGTCGCGACGGCGAGCAAGGGCGACCTGAGCACGCCCTCGCTCATCCCCTACCTTTCCGCGACCAACGGCGCGATCAAGGTGAGCGCGAACAGCATCCTCTACCCCACGGCCTCCTACGAGAGCTCGACCATCAGCTACGATCAGATCCTTCAGAATAACTCGTCCAACGTGGGGGTCTTCCGGGGAGCCTACGGCACCGAGACGCTCAGCATCGCCCCCACAAGCCTGACCAGCGTCGGCGTCGGCGACGCCGCCGCCTCGCTCGGCACCCTCTGGGTCGACGGGATGACGGGCTTCGGCACGATCAACATCGGCAGCCTCGACGGCGGGACGACGATCACGGCGGGCACGCTCACCTTCTCCCAGTCCCACGTCACGATGGACGAGGCGAACGACAACCTCTACGCGAACAAGATCGCCATCGAGGACAGCGTTATCAGCGCCTACGGGAACCTGAAGCTCCATGCGACCGGCGACATCACCCTCTCCGGCTCGTTGTACCTCAGCCACGGTTCGGTCGGGAACGGGACCTTGATCTCGACCGACGCCGTCAGCGACGGGACGCTCACCATCGAGGCGGGCGGCAACGTCCTCATCGGCTACCACAGCGACGGTTCCGCCGACGACGGCAGCTCCGGCATCTACGAGGATATCTCCAACCTCGGCACCAACGCCCTCTCGGTCACGGCCAACCAATCGGTGAACCTCAACGGCACGATCGACTTCACCAACGTCGACCAGGCGAACGGCTTCTCCATCACGGCCAATGCGACGGGGGCGGGCGGCAGCTTCTCCATGACCGGGGCTTCCCTCATCCAGAACGACTACGGCACGGTGACGATCAAGGTCGGTTCCGCCACGCCCGCGACCGGCGGCTCGCTCAATTACGGCACGATCTACGCCAAGGATCTCTCCCTGGTGAATACGAAGGGGAGCATCGCCGGCATCTCCGCCGGCCAAGGCCTCCTCCATGTCGGGAACACCGCCTACTTCAACGCGACCTCCGGGTCGATTGGCACCAGCGGGAACCAGGTCGTCTTCGGCGCCCCCGGAGCCAGCCCGAGCGCCTCCCTCGCCGTCACCGCCCATGCCACCACCGGCGACGTCTACCTCGACGCGACGGGCGACGGCCGCGACCTCTACCTGAACTCCTACGCCGGGGGGACGATCCTCAACGCGGCGACCGGGACCTTCAGCGCCACGAACGGGGCGGCGGTCTACGTCAGCAGCGCCCTTTCCGGCGGCAATATCGCGCTGACCTCCACCGGCAATTCGGTCGTCGTCTCCAGCGCGGTGACGGCGACTTCGAGCGCCGCGATGACGGCGGCCACGGCGCTCACGATCACGGGGACCACGGTGTCGGGCAGCAATATCACGCTCAACTCCGGGGGGACGATCTCGGTGTCTAGCTCGACGGTGGCGGCGACCTCGACCGCCGCCATGAGCGCCACCGGCCCGATCGCGATCTCGGCGAGCAAGATCACCGCCGCGACGAGCATCAACCTGGCCTCGGCATCGACCATCACGATCCAGAATATCTCGGGCAACTTCTCGGTCGTCCATTCGGCGAACACGACGATCGACGGGGCCACCGGGCTGACCTTCTCCGGCCCCGGCATCTTCGGGACGACGAATTCGACCGATCTGACGACGAAGCTCCTCTCGACCGACACGATCACGCTCAAGTCCGACGGCCATATCGGCATCGGCGGCGCGAGCTTCTCCGTCCCGTCCTATGGCTCCGGCTCCCTCCACATCGAGACCCACACGGCGGGCGGAACCCTCGCCGTCGATCCTGTCACGGCGCCCGGCGGGCAGGCCTACATCACCAGCAGCGATCTCACCGCCCTCTCCAACTTCACGACCGACGGCGGGACGGTCTACCTCGGCAGCACGACGGGGACGGTCAACGTCGGCCAGGACATCAGCAGCCTGATTACGGGGGCCGTCTTTCAAGGGGCCTACACCGGCTACACCTACATGCAGTCCCTGAGCGGCGGGGGCACCCTCCAGGTCGACGCCAACGGGACGACCGTCGCGGGCAACGTCGGCACGGTAACGATCAAGATCTCCGGCTCGAAGGTCAACCTCGACGGGGTCACCGGCAACGTCACCCTCGTCAGCGTCAACGATCCCGACCTGACCGGCACGGTCATCGGCAACCTCACTGGCACCTTCGGCGAGAGCGTCACCGGAAGCTCGGCCCTCGTCGTGACCGGGCAGCTCTCCCTGACCGTGACCGGGGATATCACCCTCACGGCCTCGGGAACGTCGATCGGCTCCTTCGGGACGATCTCGGCGACCGGGACGACGAACATCACCGGCTACTCCGGTTCGACGACGACCACCACGACTCCGGTGAGCAACACGCCGGTGGTGATAACGACTGTCCAGAAGACCGATCCGACGGTGACGTCGAACTCGGCCAATTCCACGACGAACAGCGGCCTCACTGTCAACGACGTGAAGACCGGCGACACGAAGCCGACCGACAGCGTCGAAAGCACCAGCGGCGACAGCAGCGGCAAGTCGTCGAGCGGCGACCGCAAGAGCGACAAGAAGAGCGCGACGATGGGCAACAACACGACCCCCGCGTCGAGCGGCGGCGACGGCAAGGAAACGGTCATGGGTCCCGGCTCCTCCTCGGTCATCGGCGCGAGCGGCATTTCGACGGGCGTCAACGTCCCGCCGCCCCCGCAGCTCGACCGCGGCCTCTCCTCCGGCTCGCGGCACGACCTGAGCAACGCGATCTTCGGCCATTGA
- a CDS encoding SDR family NAD(P)-dependent oxidoreductase: MMSRHDFRGWTALVTGASAGLGEEYARQLAPLLQTAPGDGGRLLLVARREERLAALAAALTTAHPGLAVEVLPVDLSDPAAVSALLPRLAEARIDLLLNNAGLGDSGLFELTPARRAEELLRVNIEALTRLTLHLLPGMVERKRGAIVNVGSVAGFLPLPSRALYAASKAFVNSFSEALYWELRPLGITVTAICPGPVPTEFFHAERRDTSTPPRCDWLHRRLHISAAQAVRESLRTVLAGKPRFVPGGLMRFLSFLLHRVPLALLRVGYCALTPVYTRDRK; encoded by the coding sequence ATGATGTCCCGGCACGACTTCCGCGGCTGGACCGCCCTCGTCACCGGTGCCTCGGCAGGGCTCGGCGAGGAGTATGCGCGTCAGCTCGCCCCGCTCCTCCAGACCGCACCCGGGGACGGCGGCCGCCTCCTTCTCGTCGCCCGCCGGGAGGAGCGGCTGGCGGCCCTCGCCGCCGCGCTGACCACGGCCCATCCCGGCCTCGCCGTCGAGGTCCTCCCCGTCGATCTCTCCGATCCGGCCGCCGTCTCCGCCCTTCTCCCCCGCCTCGCCGAGGCGCGGATCGATCTCCTGCTGAACAACGCCGGGCTCGGCGATTCGGGCCTCTTTGAGCTGACCCCGGCCCGCCGCGCCGAGGAACTCCTCCGCGTGAACATCGAGGCCCTCACCCGCCTCACCCTCCACCTCCTCCCCGGCATGGTCGAACGGAAGCGGGGGGCCATCGTCAACGTCGGCTCCGTCGCCGGATTCCTTCCCCTTCCGTCCCGCGCCCTCTACGCGGCCTCGAAGGCCTTCGTGAACAGCTTCTCCGAGGCCCTCTACTGGGAGCTGCGCCCGCTCGGCATCACCGTCACGGCGATCTGCCCCGGCCCGGTGCCGACCGAGTTCTTCCATGCCGAACGGCGCGACACCAGCACCCCGCCCCGGTGCGACTGGCTCCACCGCCGCCTCCATATCAGCGCCGCCCAGGCGGTGCGGGAATCGTTGCGGACGGTCCTGGCGGGCAAGCCCCGCTTCGTCCCCGGCGGCCTGATGCGGTTCCTCTCCTTCCTCCTCCACCGCGTCCCCCTGGCCCTCCTGCGGGTCGGCTACTGCGCCCTCACGCCGGTCTATACGCGGGACCGAAAGTAA
- the pyk gene encoding pyruvate kinase, with the protein MRRTKIIATLGPVSESPERLKEMMLAGVNIFRLNMSHAKHDWVRNLCTSIRAISKELNLHVGLLLDTQGPEIRTGDLPNKLNLKAGDKFTFTVRGAKREEEYSVDVNYNDMVDDIAVGDVILVDSGVIRMKVLEKEKNHLVCEVLTEGVMGSRRHINLPGVKVNLPALTEKDIADILLGIECGIDYVALSFVREANDIRTLRKLLAEKNASHIKAVAKIEDQQAVKNLDEIIAEADGVMVARGDLGIECPFEDLPIIQRRIVRTCIREKTAVIVATHMLESMIQNPIPTRAEITDVANAVFEQADCIMLSGETTVGAYPIESVQTLDRIAKRIEESGTSEHQGTIVLKSDREFVVRSAVDLADRANAAAICVFTRTGHFAEVTAALRPKKSLIYAFSEEEALCTRLTLNYGVRAFVLPFPQSPNETVVRAEKFLRDKGLLKSGDKVVFISDIRLDDELVSSVLLHDVR; encoded by the coding sequence ATGCGCCGCACCAAAATCATCGCCACCCTCGGCCCTGTCTCCGAATCCCCCGAACGCCTCAAGGAAATGATGCTCGCCGGGGTCAATATCTTCCGGCTGAACATGTCCCATGCGAAGCATGATTGGGTCCGCAATCTCTGCACCTCGATCCGCGCCATCAGCAAGGAACTGAACCTCCACGTCGGCCTCCTCCTCGATACCCAGGGGCCCGAGATCCGCACCGGCGACCTCCCGAACAAGCTCAACCTGAAGGCGGGCGACAAGTTCACCTTCACCGTCCGCGGCGCGAAGCGCGAGGAAGAGTATTCCGTCGACGTGAACTATAACGACATGGTCGACGACATCGCCGTCGGCGACGTCATCCTCGTCGACAGCGGCGTCATCCGCATGAAGGTCCTCGAGAAGGAGAAGAACCACCTCGTCTGCGAAGTCCTCACCGAGGGTGTCATGGGCAGCCGCCGCCACATCAATCTTCCCGGCGTGAAGGTCAACCTCCCCGCCCTCACCGAGAAGGACATCGCCGACATCCTCCTCGGCATCGAGTGCGGGATCGACTACGTCGCCCTCTCCTTCGTCCGCGAGGCGAACGACATCCGCACCCTCCGCAAGCTCCTCGCCGAGAAGAACGCCTCCCACATCAAGGCCGTCGCCAAGATCGAGGACCAGCAGGCCGTGAAGAACCTCGACGAGATCATCGCCGAGGCCGACGGCGTGATGGTCGCCCGCGGCGACCTCGGCATCGAGTGCCCCTTCGAGGATCTCCCCATCATCCAGCGCCGCATCGTCCGGACCTGCATCCGGGAGAAGACCGCCGTCATCGTCGCCACCCACATGCTCGAAAGCATGATCCAGAATCCGATCCCGACCCGCGCCGAGATCACCGACGTCGCCAACGCCGTCTTCGAGCAGGCCGACTGCATCATGCTCTCCGGCGAGACCACCGTCGGCGCCTACCCCATCGAGTCGGTCCAGACCCTCGACCGGATCGCCAAACGGATCGAGGAGAGCGGCACCTCGGAACACCAGGGGACCATCGTCCTGAAGAGCGACCGCGAGTTCGTCGTCCGCTCTGCGGTCGATCTCGCCGACCGCGCAAACGCGGCCGCCATCTGCGTCTTCACCCGGACCGGCCACTTCGCCGAGGTCACCGCCGCCCTCCGCCCGAAGAAGTCCCTCATCTACGCCTTCTCCGAAGAGGAGGCGCTCTGCACCCGGCTGACCCTGAACTACGGCGTCCGCGCCTTCGTCCTCCCCTTCCCGCAGTCGCCGAACGAGACCGTCGTCCGCGCCGAGAAGTTCCTCCGCGACAAGGGCCTCCTGAAGAGCGGCGACAAGGTCGTCTTCATCTCCGACATCCGCCTCGACGACGAACTCGTCAGCTCCGTCCTCCTCCACGACGTCCGCTAG
- the aspS gene encoding aspartate--tRNA ligase, with product MPNTVPVYRTHLCHELRAADIGQTVTLSGWVKSRRDHGGVIFIDLRDREGLTQIVFNPETNKAVADLAHTLRDEFVIRVTGKVVARLTGTENKNLPTGEIEIVASQLDVLNASLTPPFPLDGSVENEDLLLSHRYLDLRRPALFNNIRLRHRITKVLRDGLDKLGFIEVETPILSKSTPEGARDFLVPSRLAPGSFYALPQAPQQYKQLLMVAGLERYFQIARCFRDEDLRADRQPEFTQVDLEASFVTTEDLYAWLEGLMHAIFKEAKGIDIKTPFPRMTWANAMNAYGSDKPDVRFGLRLVELTDVFAESQFKVFRAAADNAANGSVIKAINAKKFASITTGQIEDLTKTAQQYGAKGLAFIKVEGGEWKSPIVKFFSEAEKKALTERLEIEEGDLILFGADKWETVVEVLGRIRLRVAEILKLVDDIDALNFLWVVDFPLLQFNAEESKWNAVHHPFTRPKAEDLALLDDPANYGKIRAEAYDLVLNGVEVGGGSIRIHEADLQSKMFTILGVDEETQQSMFGHILKAFRFGAPPHGGLALGLDRLVMLVAGAETIRDVIAFPKNNRGADLMTQSPAKVEARQLRELHINTKV from the coding sequence ATGCCGAACACCGTCCCCGTCTACCGCACCCACCTCTGCCACGAACTCCGCGCCGCCGACATCGGCCAGACCGTCACCCTCTCCGGCTGGGTCAAGTCGCGCCGCGACCACGGCGGCGTCATCTTCATCGATCTCCGCGACCGCGAGGGCCTCACCCAGATCGTCTTCAACCCGGAGACGAACAAGGCCGTCGCCGACCTCGCCCACACTCTCCGCGACGAATTCGTCATCCGCGTCACCGGCAAGGTCGTCGCCCGCCTCACCGGCACCGAGAACAAGAACCTCCCGACCGGCGAGATCGAGATCGTCGCCTCCCAGCTCGACGTCCTCAACGCCTCCCTCACCCCGCCCTTCCCCCTCGACGGCAGCGTCGAGAACGAGGACCTCCTCCTCTCCCACCGCTACCTCGACCTCCGCCGCCCGGCCCTCTTCAACAACATCCGCCTCCGGCACCGGATCACGAAGGTCCTCCGCGACGGCCTCGACAAGCTCGGCTTCATCGAGGTCGAGACCCCCATCCTCTCGAAGAGCACCCCCGAGGGCGCGCGGGACTTCCTCGTCCCCAGCCGCCTCGCCCCCGGCAGCTTCTACGCCCTCCCCCAGGCCCCGCAGCAGTACAAGCAGCTGCTGATGGTCGCCGGGCTCGAGCGCTACTTCCAGATCGCCCGCTGCTTCCGCGACGAGGACCTCCGCGCCGATCGCCAGCCCGAGTTCACCCAGGTCGACCTCGAGGCCTCCTTCGTCACCACGGAGGACCTCTACGCCTGGCTCGAAGGCCTGATGCACGCCATTTTCAAGGAAGCGAAGGGGATCGACATCAAGACCCCCTTCCCCCGCATGACCTGGGCCAACGCGATGAACGCCTACGGCAGCGACAAGCCCGACGTCCGCTTCGGCCTCCGCCTCGTCGAGCTGACCGACGTCTTTGCCGAGAGCCAGTTCAAGGTCTTCCGCGCCGCCGCCGACAACGCGGCGAACGGGAGCGTCATCAAGGCGATCAACGCGAAGAAATTCGCCTCGATCACCACCGGCCAGATCGAGGACCTCACCAAGACCGCCCAGCAGTACGGCGCGAAGGGCCTCGCCTTCATCAAGGTCGAGGGCGGCGAGTGGAAGTCGCCCATCGTGAAGTTCTTCAGCGAGGCCGAGAAGAAGGCCCTCACCGAGCGCCTCGAGATCGAGGAGGGCGACCTCATCCTCTTCGGCGCCGACAAGTGGGAGACCGTCGTCGAGGTCCTCGGACGCATCCGCCTCCGCGTCGCCGAGATCCTGAAGCTCGTCGACGACATCGACGCCCTGAACTTCCTCTGGGTCGTCGACTTCCCCCTCCTCCAGTTCAACGCCGAGGAGAGCAAGTGGAACGCCGTCCACCATCCCTTCACCCGCCCGAAGGCCGAAGACCTCGCCCTTCTCGACGATCCGGCCAACTACGGCAAGATCCGCGCCGAGGCCTACGACCTCGTCCTGAACGGCGTCGAAGTCGGCGGCGGCAGCATCCGGATCCACGAGGCCGACCTCCAGTCGAAGATGTTCACCATCCTCGGCGTCGACGAGGAGACCCAGCAGAGCATGTTCGGCCACATCCTGAAGGCCTTCCGCTTCGGCGCGCCGCCCCACGGCGGCCTCGCCCTCGGCCTCGACCGCCTCGTCATGCTCGTCGCCGGGGCCGAGACCATCCGCGACGTCATCGCCTTCCCGAAGAACAACCGCGGAGCCGATCTCATGACCCAGTCCCCCGCGAAGGTCGAGGCAAGGCAGCTACGGGAACTGCATATCAACACGAAGGTTTAG